One Streptomyces sp. NBC_01217 genomic region harbors:
- a CDS encoding CBS domain-containing protein, which yields MRARDLAEPYPFVTTDDNAIDAARMLAEQSLPALLVLDTDNQPYAIVPGSQLIRQLIPAYIAEDPALAGVGGDRHDGELTERLAGLTVAEWAPRRLYAPPVVRPDACPMEVAALMARTHSPLVAVIERDSSGVTLLGTITAARLMQHLLRAAA from the coding sequence ATGCGTGCACGGGATCTCGCCGAGCCCTACCCCTTCGTGACCACGGACGACAACGCGATCGACGCGGCCCGGATGCTGGCCGAGCAGTCGCTGCCAGCTCTGCTGGTCCTGGATACCGACAACCAGCCGTATGCCATCGTGCCCGGCTCCCAGCTGATCCGGCAGCTCATCCCCGCCTACATCGCCGAAGACCCGGCCCTGGCCGGCGTCGGCGGCGACCGGCACGACGGCGAGCTCACCGAGCGCCTCGCCGGGCTCACGGTCGCCGAGTGGGCGCCGCGCCGCCTGTACGCGCCGCCGGTCGTCAGGCCCGACGCGTGCCCGATGGAGGTCGCGGCCCTGATGGCCCGCACCCACAGCCCTCTGGTCGCCGTCATCGAACGCGACAGCAGCGGCGTGACGCTGCTCGGCACCATCACCGCCGCCCGCCTGATGCAGCACCTCCTCCGGGCGGCAGCGTGA
- a CDS encoding ArsB/NhaD family transporter: protein MNDWQSWASIAVFVGTYALIISEKIHRVAAALGGAGLMLAIGATDDKSAFYSEHTGIDWNVIFLLMGMMMIVGVLKKTGMFEYLAIWSVKRAKARPFRVMVMLIVITAMASALLDNVTTVLLIAPVTLLVCERLALPVAPFLIAEVFASNIGGTATLVGDPPNIIIASRAGLTFNDFLVHLAPLSALLIAVLIALCRFLFRKSFLYDEDRAAEVMELKEREAIRDPRLLVQGLIVLALVVAGFVLHPVLHYEPSVVALLGAGLLVALSTAETSDVLKEVEWPTLAFFAGLFIMIGALIETGVIGEVSRALANAIGDNELGGSMLLLGASAVLSGIIDNIPYVATMAPITSDLVQAMGGDTNHVMWWALAIGADLGGNATAIGASANVVVLGIAERNRTPISFWQFTKYGLVVTAVTVAISAVYVWLRYFALA, encoded by the coding sequence GTGAACGACTGGCAGAGCTGGGCCTCGATCGCCGTCTTCGTCGGCACGTATGCCCTGATCATCAGCGAGAAGATCCACCGCGTGGCGGCCGCCCTCGGCGGCGCCGGGCTGATGCTGGCGATCGGGGCAACCGACGACAAGTCGGCCTTCTACTCCGAGCACACCGGCATCGACTGGAACGTCATCTTCCTGCTCATGGGCATGATGATGATCGTCGGCGTGCTCAAGAAGACCGGCATGTTCGAGTACCTGGCCATCTGGTCCGTCAAAAGGGCGAAAGCCAGACCCTTCCGCGTGATGGTCATGCTGATCGTGATCACCGCCATGGCCTCGGCGCTCCTCGACAACGTCACCACCGTGCTGCTCATCGCCCCGGTGACGCTGCTGGTGTGCGAACGGCTCGCGCTGCCCGTCGCGCCGTTCCTGATCGCTGAGGTGTTTGCCTCCAACATCGGCGGCACCGCCACCCTGGTCGGCGACCCGCCGAACATCATCATCGCCAGCCGGGCCGGACTGACGTTCAACGACTTCCTCGTCCACCTCGCCCCGCTCTCCGCGCTGCTGATCGCGGTGCTGATCGCCCTGTGCCGCTTCCTGTTCCGCAAGTCCTTCCTCTACGACGAGGACCGCGCTGCCGAGGTGATGGAACTGAAGGAGCGCGAAGCCATCCGTGACCCCCGGCTCCTCGTCCAGGGTCTGATCGTCCTCGCCCTGGTCGTCGCCGGGTTCGTGCTGCATCCGGTGCTGCACTACGAGCCCAGCGTCGTCGCCCTGCTCGGCGCCGGCCTGCTCGTCGCCCTGTCCACGGCCGAGACCAGTGACGTGCTCAAAGAGGTCGAGTGGCCCACGCTGGCCTTCTTCGCCGGACTGTTCATCATGATCGGCGCGCTGATCGAGACCGGCGTGATCGGCGAGGTGTCCAGGGCCCTCGCGAACGCGATCGGCGACAACGAACTGGGCGGCTCCATGCTGCTGCTCGGCGCCTCCGCCGTACTGTCCGGCATCATCGACAACATCCCCTACGTCGCCACCATGGCCCCCATCACCAGCGACCTCGTCCAGGCCATGGGCGGCGACACCAACCACGTCATGTGGTGGGCCCTCGCCATCGGCGCGGACCTCGGCGGCAACGCCACCGCGATCGGCGCCTCCGCGAACGTCGTCGTCCTCGGCATCGCCGAACGCAACCGCACCCCAATCTCCTTCTGGCAATTCACCAAGTACGGCCTCGTCGTCACCGCCGTCACCGTGGCCATCTCCGCGGTGTACGTCTGGCTGCGCTACTTCGCCCTGGCCTGA
- a CDS encoding CBS domain-containing protein produces MHARDLAVEYESVSVDSDALEAARLMAEHKLPGLLVLDQHGEPKAILPASQMVKALVPAYVIEDPTLAAVVDEKHADRLCQALVGRTVGDCLPTAAAPPPIAAPDDTALEVAALMAQVRSPLVAVAEKAKDGTHLLGVITAAHLLHELLGAVGGDGTKRA; encoded by the coding sequence GTGCACGCACGAGACCTGGCAGTTGAGTACGAATCGGTGAGCGTCGACAGCGACGCCTTGGAGGCGGCCAGGCTGATGGCCGAGCACAAACTCCCGGGCCTCCTCGTGCTCGACCAGCACGGCGAGCCCAAGGCGATCCTCCCGGCCTCCCAGATGGTCAAGGCCTTGGTGCCCGCGTATGTGATCGAGGACCCGACACTGGCCGCGGTCGTCGACGAGAAGCACGCCGACCGGCTGTGCCAGGCACTGGTCGGACGCACGGTCGGCGACTGCCTGCCCACCGCCGCGGCCCCGCCACCGATCGCCGCCCCCGACGACACCGCACTGGAAGTTGCAGCGCTCATGGCCCAGGTCCGCAGCCCCCTGGTCGCCGTGGCCGAGAAAGCCAAGGACGGCACCCACCTGCTCGGCGTGATCACCGCCGCCCACCTGCTGCACGAACTCCTTGGCGCCGTCGGCGGCGACGGCACAAAACGGGCGTGA
- the nhaA gene encoding Na+/H+ antiporter NhaA, with translation MPAAPRERSVFLALLPWPERVQVARALRTETVGGLVLLAAAVVALVWANTPFSGAYEQIRDFYFGIPALGLDLSVGHWTADGLLTVFFLVAGIELKRELVVGELRTPAAAALPVVAAVCGMAVPAALYLATTGIGGSSGAGWAVPMATDIAFALAVLAVLSTHLPSALRAFLLTLAVVDDLGAILVIAVFFTADLNPLALCGALAGLVVFYLLQRFRVRGWWWYLPLGVAIWALMYNGGVHATVAGVAMGLILRTTRDQGEKASPGERTEHLLRPVSAGVAVPLFALFAAGVSISAASLGEVFTRPEPLGVVLGLVVGKTVGIFAGTYLAARFTRARLNPDLAWADVLALAVLAGIGFTVALLIGELAFPDPADAEHIKAAVLLGSLIAAAAAALLIKRRNGIYRRMWEAETRDDDADGVPDIYQQASPGHGRAGGGD, from the coding sequence GTGCCTGCTGCCCCGCGTGAGCGTTCCGTCTTCCTCGCTCTGCTGCCCTGGCCGGAGCGCGTGCAGGTGGCCCGGGCTCTGCGCACGGAGACGGTCGGCGGGCTGGTGCTGCTGGCGGCGGCCGTGGTGGCGCTGGTGTGGGCGAACACTCCGTTCAGCGGAGCGTACGAGCAGATACGCGACTTCTACTTCGGCATACCCGCGCTCGGTCTGGACCTGTCGGTGGGGCACTGGACCGCGGACGGACTGTTGACCGTCTTCTTCCTGGTCGCAGGGATCGAGCTGAAACGCGAACTGGTGGTCGGCGAGCTGCGGACCCCCGCCGCCGCCGCGCTGCCGGTGGTTGCCGCCGTGTGCGGTATGGCGGTGCCGGCCGCCCTCTACCTGGCCACCACCGGTATCGGCGGCAGCTCCGGGGCGGGGTGGGCGGTGCCGATGGCGACGGACATCGCCTTCGCGCTCGCCGTCCTCGCGGTGCTCTCCACTCACTTGCCCTCCGCCCTTAGGGCCTTCCTGCTGACTCTGGCCGTGGTCGACGACCTCGGCGCCATCCTGGTGATCGCCGTGTTTTTCACCGCCGACCTGAACCCGCTGGCGCTCTGCGGGGCGCTGGCCGGGCTGGTGGTCTTCTACCTGCTCCAACGGTTCAGGGTGCGCGGCTGGTGGTGGTACCTGCCGCTCGGGGTGGCGATCTGGGCCCTGATGTACAACGGCGGGGTGCACGCCACGGTGGCTGGCGTGGCGATGGGCCTGATCCTGCGCACCACCCGCGACCAGGGAGAGAAGGCGTCGCCCGGGGAGCGTACGGAGCATCTGCTGCGGCCGGTCTCAGCCGGTGTGGCCGTTCCCCTGTTCGCCCTGTTCGCCGCCGGGGTGAGCATCTCGGCCGCCTCGCTCGGCGAGGTGTTCACCCGCCCCGAGCCGCTGGGCGTGGTGCTCGGCCTGGTCGTGGGCAAGACAGTGGGAATCTTCGCCGGCACCTATCTGGCGGCCCGGTTCACCCGCGCCCGGCTGAACCCTGACCTGGCCTGGGCGGATGTGCTCGCCCTGGCGGTGCTGGCCGGGATCGGCTTCACCGTCGCCCTCCTGATCGGCGAGCTCGCCTTCCCCGACCCGGCCGACGCCGAGCACATCAAAGCCGCCGTCCTGCTCGGCTCACTCATTGCCGCTGCGGCGGCCGCGCTGCTGATCAAGCGCCGCAACGGGATCTACCGCCGCATGTGGGAGGCGGAGACACGAGATGACGACGCCGACGGCGTCCCCGACATCTACCAGCAGGCCAGCCCCGGGCACGGCCGTGCCGGCGGCGGAGACTGA
- a CDS encoding cation:proton antiporter, whose protein sequence is MVLVAVFGVALLVAVLLSGLAARTVLSTSLLFLVGGALVSDGFLGLIHITPDSDIVAVTADLALFTVLFTDGMHVSFPKLRANWKNPARALGLGMPLAFVGMALVTHYVVGLDWTTSFLVGAVLAPTDPVFASAIVGRKEVPAKLRQLLNVESGINDGLALPIVLVLIAAAGPMAGHAEASLGKIALELGLGLALGIILPLLVISLVRFRLLGAEPKLQPLLPLAIGITVYGLCHLTHANPYLAAFSAGAVLAASSPEARTAFEPLGEALAELAKFAALLVFGALLTPQLFGDLSYGGYVAVVLAIVLIRPVSLLISLIGTRFDRRERLVAAWFGPKGFASVVYGLLVLQSGIPQGQEAYTLIAVCIAASIIAHSSTDVPIARLFNVEDLAGIPADHDAAEVPHSKEGGHVRA, encoded by the coding sequence ATGGTGCTCGTTGCTGTTTTCGGAGTCGCACTGCTTGTCGCGGTGCTGCTGTCCGGGCTCGCCGCTCGTACGGTCCTGTCCACCTCGTTGCTGTTCCTCGTCGGCGGGGCATTGGTCAGCGACGGCTTCCTCGGTCTGATTCACATCACGCCGGACAGTGACATCGTCGCGGTCACTGCGGATCTCGCTCTGTTCACGGTGCTTTTCACCGACGGAATGCACGTCTCCTTCCCGAAGCTGCGCGCGAACTGGAAGAACCCGGCGCGGGCTTTGGGCCTGGGCATGCCGTTGGCATTCGTCGGCATGGCCCTGGTCACGCACTACGTGGTGGGTCTGGACTGGACGACGTCGTTCCTGGTCGGCGCGGTACTGGCGCCGACCGACCCGGTGTTCGCCTCGGCCATCGTCGGGCGCAAGGAAGTCCCGGCCAAGTTGCGGCAGTTGCTGAATGTCGAGAGCGGCATCAACGACGGTCTCGCCCTGCCCATCGTCCTGGTCCTCATCGCCGCCGCCGGCCCCATGGCCGGCCACGCCGAAGCCTCGCTCGGCAAGATCGCCCTGGAGCTTGGTCTCGGACTGGCCCTCGGCATCATCCTGCCGCTGCTCGTCATCAGCCTCGTCCGCTTCCGACTGCTGGGCGCGGAGCCCAAGTTGCAGCCATTGCTGCCGCTGGCTATTGGGATCACTGTGTACGGGCTGTGCCACCTCACCCACGCCAACCCCTACCTCGCGGCGTTCTCCGCAGGCGCGGTTCTCGCCGCGTCCTCTCCGGAGGCGAGGACGGCATTCGAGCCGCTCGGTGAGGCGCTCGCGGAGCTGGCCAAGTTCGCTGCGCTGCTCGTTTTCGGAGCCCTTCTCACTCCGCAGCTCTTCGGTGACCTTTCCTACGGCGGGTACGTTGCCGTGGTCCTGGCGATCGTGCTCATCCGCCCGGTATCGCTGCTGATATCGCTGATCGGGACGCGGTTCGACCGCAGGGAGAGACTGGTCGCGGCCTGGTTCGGTCCGAAGGGCTTCGCGTCGGTCGTGTACGGCTTGCTGGTGCTGCAGTCCGGCATCCCTCAGGGCCAGGAGGCGTACACACTGATCGCGGTGTGTATCGCGGCCTCGATCATCGCTCACAGCAGCACCGACGTCCCGATCGCCCGCCTCTTCAATGTCGAGGATCTGGCAGGGATCCCCGCCGACCACGATGCAGCGGAAGTTCCCCACAGCAAGGAGGGCGGCCATGTTCGCGCGTGA
- a CDS encoding SRPBCC family protein codes for MSSFAVTAASCSSAPAAVVYAVLLDAESWASWTSYYEVEMELPAGVERPVRVGDRRTIRSRLGRVSCRERIVELIPNQRFSYEQAAGPLASHQGSVNLTGAPHGGTEITWSATYRRTLPLLDMLRRRRLQVLVHDLASYANSVVNRNS; via the coding sequence GTGTCGTCTTTCGCTGTTACTGCTGCCTCGTGCTCGTCGGCGCCTGCTGCTGTCGTCTACGCAGTGCTCCTCGATGCAGAGTCCTGGGCATCGTGGACCTCTTACTACGAGGTTGAGATGGAGTTGCCCGCGGGTGTCGAGCGGCCGGTCCGCGTAGGTGACCGCCGAACGATCCGTTCTCGCCTTGGACGGGTGTCCTGCCGGGAGCGCATTGTCGAGTTGATTCCCAACCAGCGGTTCAGCTACGAACAGGCTGCCGGGCCGCTCGCGTCTCATCAGGGGTCAGTGAATCTCACCGGCGCGCCTCATGGAGGCACCGAAATCACCTGGTCAGCAACCTACCGCCGCACCCTCCCCCTTCTTGACATGCTCAGGAGACGACGCCTACAGGTTCTGGTCCACGATCTCGCTTCGTATGCCAACTCAGTGGTGAACCGGAACTCCTAG
- a CDS encoding amidinotransferase, translated as MSTPLVTAANRATPPVSPVNSYNEWDPLEEIIVGRLDDATFPSSHPVAACNVPPWAARLQGISAGFKYPRILIEPAQRELDQFIALLRSLGVTVRQPDAVDHRQRFSTPDWSSRGFCNTCPRDSMLVIGDEIIETPMAWPCRYFETHSYRTILKDYFRRGARWTAAPKPQLTDALFDADFRIPDVGEPVSYILTEFEPVFDAADFVRAGRDLFVTRSNVTNRMGIDWLRRHLGPGYRVHEIESRCRTPMHIDTTFVLLSPGRLLVNPEYVDVDRLPDVLNSWEILIAPEPNPIEDRLLKITSLCGKWLSVNILVIDGKRVIAERHHTNMLRALEKWGFEPIPCDLLHYAPFGGSFHCATLDVRRRGTLESYFP; from the coding sequence ATGTCAACGCCATTGGTTACGGCTGCCAACAGGGCAACACCTCCCGTTTCGCCGGTCAATTCGTACAACGAATGGGACCCGCTGGAGGAGATCATCGTTGGGCGTCTGGATGACGCGACGTTCCCCTCCAGTCATCCGGTCGCGGCCTGCAACGTCCCACCGTGGGCGGCGCGGTTGCAGGGGATTTCCGCCGGCTTCAAGTATCCGCGCATATTGATCGAGCCGGCACAGCGTGAACTCGATCAGTTCATTGCTCTCCTGCGATCGCTCGGCGTCACGGTCAGGCAACCGGATGCGGTCGACCACAGGCAACGCTTCAGCACTCCTGACTGGTCGTCCCGCGGTTTCTGCAACACCTGTCCGCGTGACAGCATGCTCGTGATCGGTGACGAGATCATCGAGACTCCGATGGCGTGGCCGTGCCGGTACTTCGAGACCCACTCCTATCGCACGATCCTCAAGGACTACTTCCGGCGCGGCGCGCGCTGGACGGCGGCACCGAAGCCGCAGCTCACCGACGCACTGTTCGATGCGGATTTCCGTATACCCGACGTCGGTGAGCCCGTGAGCTACATCCTGACCGAGTTCGAGCCAGTGTTTGATGCAGCGGATTTTGTGCGCGCGGGACGCGACCTGTTCGTTACGCGGAGCAACGTCACCAACCGAATGGGTATCGACTGGTTGCGCCGTCATCTCGGACCTGGCTATCGCGTCCATGAGATCGAGAGCCGCTGTCGCACGCCGATGCATATCGACACGACTTTCGTCTTGCTCTCGCCTGGCCGGCTATTGGTCAATCCCGAATACGTCGACGTCGACCGCCTGCCCGATGTCCTGAACTCGTGGGAGATCCTGATCGCCCCTGAGCCCAACCCGATCGAGGACCGTTTGCTCAAGATCACTTCGCTGTGCGGCAAGTGGCTCAGCGTGAACATTCTCGTGATCGACGGCAAGCGGGTGATCGCAGAGCGGCACCACACCAACATGCTGCGTGCCCTCGAAAAATGGGGCTTCGAGCCGATCCCGTGCGATCTGCTGCATTACGCGCCGTTCGGCGGTTCATTTCACTGTGCGACGCTCGACGTCCGGCGTCGTGGCACGCTCGAATCTTATTTCCCTTGA
- a CDS encoding slipin family protein translates to MIQEILTALALTGAAGVLYVAAAARVIRQYERGVVLRFGRLHGIVRGPGFTMVIPGIDRLHKVNMQIVTMPVPAQDGITRDNVTVRVDAVIYFKVVDPVDAIIRVQNYRFAVSQMAQTSLRSILGKSDLDELLSNREKLNQGLELMMDSPAVEWGVSIDRVEIKDVSLPEGMKRSMARQAEADRERRARIINADAELQASKKLAEAATVMSDQPAALQLRLLQTVVAVAAEKNSTLVLPFPVELLRFLERATPSQPMSAGNRLMTPGGPTALAASPKGAGQDLGRGQSLQGSRQNITAENGDSVELAGLREVP, encoded by the coding sequence ATGATCCAGGAAATCCTCACAGCGCTGGCCCTGACGGGTGCCGCGGGCGTGTTGTACGTGGCTGCGGCAGCGCGTGTGATCAGACAGTACGAGCGGGGCGTGGTCCTGCGCTTCGGCCGCCTGCATGGCATCGTCCGAGGGCCAGGCTTCACCATGGTGATTCCGGGGATCGATCGGCTGCATAAGGTGAACATGCAGATCGTCACCATGCCGGTGCCGGCTCAGGACGGCATCACCCGAGACAACGTCACGGTCCGCGTCGATGCCGTTATCTACTTCAAGGTCGTCGATCCAGTCGATGCGATCATACGCGTCCAGAATTACCGCTTCGCCGTCTCTCAGATGGCCCAGACATCGCTCCGCTCGATCCTCGGCAAGAGCGATCTCGACGAACTGCTCTCCAACCGGGAAAAGCTCAATCAGGGTCTTGAGCTGATGATGGACAGCCCGGCCGTCGAGTGGGGCGTCAGCATTGACCGCGTTGAGATCAAGGACGTCTCCCTACCCGAGGGCATGAAGCGCTCCATGGCGCGGCAGGCAGAGGCCGACCGTGAACGCCGGGCTCGGATCATCAACGCCGACGCAGAATTGCAAGCGTCCAAGAAGCTGGCCGAGGCTGCCACGGTGATGTCCGACCAGCCCGCCGCCCTCCAGCTCAGGCTGCTACAGACCGTCGTCGCGGTCGCCGCCGAGAAGAACTCGACCCTCGTCCTCCCCTTCCCCGTCGAACTCCTGCGATTTCTGGAGCGGGCAACCCCTTCGCAGCCGATGTCGGCAGGAAACCGGTTGATGACGCCTGGCGGACCAACTGCTCTCGCGGCCTCCCCGAAAGGGGCAGGGCAGGACCTGGGCAGGGGCCAATCGCTACAAGGCTCGCGCCAGAACATCACGGCCGAGAACGGCGACTCAGTCGAACTGGCTGGCTTAAGGGAAGTCCCGTAG
- a CDS encoding IS5 family transposase codes for MDDDLWALIEPLLPPWPERSPGPKPVDDRRCLQGILFVLYQDIAWQLLPQELGFGSGQSCWRRLERWQQGRRFRPAAPSTACRVERGRRTRLVASMRGRFPRAREKRGAATGPSPVDRRKTGSKHHLICDGRGTPLHVITTAANVNDVTQTLALVDGIPPVAGRVGHPRRRPDALLGAKAYDSKAVRRELRSRRVMPVISRKGAPNIKGLGKLRYVVEQTFSLLHQFKRLAVRWERRLELHAFVSLACSIICWRRLKKTDDRVPSG; via the coding sequence GTGGATGACGACTTGTGGGCACTCATCGAACCGCTACTGCCTCCCTGGCCCGAGCGGTCGCCGGGTCCGAAACCGGTGGATGATCGGCGGTGTCTGCAGGGCATCCTGTTCGTCCTGTATCAGGACATCGCCTGGCAACTCCTGCCGCAGGAGCTGGGGTTCGGCTCCGGCCAGTCCTGCTGGCGGCGCCTGGAGCGGTGGCAGCAGGGCCGGCGTTTTCGACCGGCTGCACCGTCTACTGCTTGCCGAGTTGAACGCGGCCGGCGAACTCGACTGGTCGCGAGCATGCGTGGACGGTTCCCACGTGCGCGCGAAAAAAGGGGAGCTGCGACCGGTCCGTCGCCGGTCGACCGGCGCAAGACGGGCAGCAAACACCATCTGATCTGCGATGGACGTGGCACTCCGTTGCACGTCATCACCACCGCAGCCAACGTCAACGACGTCACCCAGACTCTCGCCCTGGTCGACGGCATCCCGCCCGTCGCCGGACGGGTTGGCCATCCGCGTCGTCGCCCCGATGCCCTGCTGGGGGCCAAGGCGTACGACTCGAAGGCCGTTCGCCGGGAACTGCGGAGTCGCAGGGTCATGCCGGTGATCTCCCGCAAGGGCGCCCCGAACATCAAGGGCTTAGGGAAGCTCCGCTACGTTGTCGAGCAGACCTTCTCTCTGCTTCACCAGTTCAAGCGCCTGGCCGTGCGCTGGGAACGACGCCTCGAACTCCACGCCTTCGTCTCGTTGGCCTGCAGCATCATCTGCTGGCGGCGCCTCAAGAAAACTGATGATCGCGTTCCGAGCGGCTAG
- a CDS encoding TerC family protein — protein MHDVPLWLWMVFAITVLLSLAVDLLAHRQAHVIGIREATAWSGVWVGLAVVFGAVVFLVVGTTAGLEYTTAWLLEKSLSVDNLFVFALIFGYFKVPRAYQHRVLFLGVLGALVFRGIFLAAGVAVVSRFTAVLFVFAAILFYSTYKILKEEEDSFDPGRSFAVKLLRKVMPVREEYARTRFVIKEAGRHVATPLLAVVAAIEAADLVFAVDSVPAVLAVSNDAFIVYTSNAFAILGLRALYFMLAGLLDRFHYLSKGLALILTFIGVKLILQASHKTISTAVPEIPSLLSLTVIVAVLAVSIGLSLACPQPSEHAAERPAAAASTSPASAPAEEASRGADPDPPTDPHDAAEPPDA, from the coding sequence GTGCATGACGTGCCACTGTGGCTGTGGATGGTTTTCGCCATCACAGTGCTGTTGTCGTTGGCGGTCGATCTGCTCGCGCACCGGCAGGCACACGTCATCGGTATCCGCGAGGCCACCGCGTGGAGCGGTGTTTGGGTGGGGCTGGCGGTCGTCTTCGGTGCCGTCGTCTTCCTCGTCGTCGGTACGACCGCGGGGCTGGAATACACGACCGCGTGGCTGCTGGAGAAGAGCCTTTCGGTCGATAACCTCTTCGTCTTCGCACTGATCTTCGGATACTTCAAGGTGCCGCGCGCTTACCAGCACCGGGTGCTGTTCCTCGGAGTCCTCGGTGCCCTGGTCTTCCGCGGGATCTTCCTCGCCGCCGGTGTGGCGGTGGTCAGCCGCTTCACCGCCGTCCTGTTCGTCTTCGCGGCCATCCTCTTCTACAGCACATACAAGATCCTCAAAGAGGAAGAAGACAGCTTCGATCCCGGCAGGAGCTTCGCTGTAAAGCTGCTGCGCAAGGTCATGCCCGTGCGGGAGGAATATGCAAGGACCCGGTTCGTCATCAAGGAAGCCGGGAGACACGTTGCCACGCCGCTGCTCGCCGTCGTCGCCGCGATCGAAGCCGCCGACCTGGTCTTCGCCGTCGACAGCGTGCCCGCCGTGCTGGCCGTCAGCAACGATGCCTTCATCGTTTACACCAGCAACGCCTTCGCCATCCTCGGGCTGCGCGCCTTGTACTTCATGCTCGCCGGCCTACTCGACCGTTTCCACTACCTCAGCAAGGGCCTCGCGCTCATCCTCACCTTCATCGGAGTGAAGCTCATCCTCCAGGCGTCCCACAAGACGATCAGCACCGCCGTACCCGAAATCCCCTCCCTCCTCAGCCTCACTGTCATCGTCGCTGTGCTGGCAGTTTCCATCGGGCTCAGCCTGGCCTGTCCCCAGCCGTCCGAGCATGCCGCTGAACGACCGGCGGCTGCCGCCAGCACGTCTCCTGCCTCCGCTCCGGCCGAGGAAGCCTCTCGTGGAGCCGACCCGGATCCGCCGACCGATCCGCACGACGCAGCCGAACCGCCTGACGCCTGA